CCAAATAAGAGTTGGTTTGAAGCGCTCCTCCGGTGAACATTTTCAGGCCTTCGAGTGTCTGACCTGTATCCATTTCATGATGTTTGCTTTTCCTTCATCTCTCTGCAACGGTTCTGTTTCATGAGTTTCCTGACAAAGAAGTTGTTTCCACTGCTGCTCTTGTTGCTGGTTCCTAGGATTGGTGCCTCTACGACCAATGCCACCAACAAAACTGCCTCCACGGACATGTCTCCTGTTGCTGCTACCGTAGCACGGATGCTGGAACAGGGGCATTACCTTCACCCACTCTCCCTTTCTGAAAAGAATCCCCCGCGTCTTGAGTCCGAGAGGCCGGAGACGATGTCGGAGCGGGTTCTTAAGAACTATTTTAATATCCTCGATTACACACATCTCTATTTCACCAAGGGGGATATTGACGAGTTTAACCAGCGCTTTTCCCCAACACTCGCCCCGGATATCCTCCGTGGCGACCTGGCGGCTCCACGCGAGATCTTTACGAGATTTCGCCAGAGAGTTGAGGACCGTGTAGCCAAGGATAAGAGCCTGGCTGCGGCCCCCCACGACTTTACCAGTTCCAAGAGTGTCGAGATTGACCGCAAGAAAGCGCCTTGGCCCTCCGATCTCCAAGAAGCTGATCGCCTCTGGTCGGATCGGATCGAAGCCGAACTTCTTCAGGAAAGTCTCAATGAGCATCCCGTGAATCCCCCCGCCAAAGTGGTCAGCAAACGATATGATCAGTTCCTCAAGAGCGTCAATGAGCAGAGTGACGAGGATGTGATCAAGACCTTCCTTGTGGCGCTTTCCCAGAGCTATGATCCGCATTCCGAGTACATGAGTCCCTCAGACATGGAGAATTTCAACATCCAGATGAGGCTCTCTCTGGTGGGAATCGGTGCCGTCCTCCGAACCGACGACGGCTATGCGAAAATCGTGGAGGTTGTTCCGGGGGGGCCTGCTGACAAGGATGGAAGACTGAAGGCCAATGATCGGATCGCTGCCGTTGGCCAGGGTAAGGAACCCTTCGAGGATGTGGTCGACATGAAGCTGGACAAGGTCGTGGAGAAGATCCGTGGGGCCAAGGGAAGCCAAGTGCGCATTCAGGTAATCCCTGCCAACGCCACCGATCCCTCGAAGCGTCATGTCATCGAGATCACACGCGAAGAAGTGAAACTCAAGGAGTCCGAGGCCAAGGGTGAAGTGATCGATTCCACCAATACCGAAGGCAAGAACGTCAAGATCGGATGGCTCACCGTTCCTTCGTTCTATGCCGAGATGGACAAGCATGGTGCAGGGGATGCGAAGAGCACCACCAAGGATGTCCGCCGGATTGTCGAACGCATGAAGAAGGAGGGGATCGAGGGACTGATCATCGATCTGAGGCGCGATGGCGGCGGCTCCCTCGAGGAGGCGATCAACCTGACGGGGCTTTTTGTCGGTAGCGGCCCCGTCGTGCAGGCCAAGGATGCCAATGGGAAAGTCACCGTCGCAAAGGATGATGAGGGAGAGCCCTTTTACACAGGTCCCGTTGTCGTTTTGGCGAACCGTCTCAGTGCCTCTGCCAGTGAGATTTTTGCCGCAGCCCTCCAGGATTACGGGCGGGCGGTGATCGTCGGCGACCAGCGGAGTTTCGGCAAGGGAACCGTCCAGACGCTTCTGGATGTCGGCAAGTTCATGCCGCTTTTTCATGACGAGGGTTCCAAGGCCGGATCGCTTAAGCTCACGATCCAGAAGTTCTACCGTGTCTCGGGGGGGTCCACCCAGCACCGGGGCGTGCTTTCCGACATCGTGCTCCCGTCGCCCACGGATACTCCGGAGATAGGAGAGAGTTCCCTTCCCAACCCACTTGCCTACGACGAGGTTGACCCGCAGCCCGTCAATAAGTTCGCCTTCACATCACCATTCCTCGAGAGCCTCAAACAACGTTCCGCCGAGCGAGTCTCCAAAGATTCCGAGTTTCGGTACATCAATGAGGACATGAAGCGTTTTCGTGAGAAGCTCGACCTGAATCAGCTTTCGCTCAATGAAAAGGTCCGCAAGGAAGAGCTCGCCCAAGAAAAGGCCCGCAAACAGGATCGTAAGAAGGAGCGCAAGCTTCATCCCGCGCTGGAACCCACGGCCTATGAGGTTACGCTCGACACCCTCGACAAACCCGCTCTCCCCAAAGTCACTCTCAAGAAGAAGCCTGCTAGGGAAAAGGCCAAGGATCCTGATGCCGAGGATGATGACGCCGATGTTGCCCAGACTCCCGATCCCATCCGTCACGAGGCCATCAACATTATCCAGGATTTGACTTCCGATATGCAAAACCTTCGCACGGCAAAAACGGCCCAAGGCGGTTAGGGTGTAGGGGAATAGCAAAACACGTTTCTTTCCCGTATGTTTCGGCGCTTTTACAGAGCGCCATTGGAAGAATGTTCTTAGTTTGGTTTAGGGAGCATGATTGACAGGAGTGTATTCGGAACATATTTTTATCTTTTAATCTTCGAATTACTGTGAGCGACTCCCCTTCCCAGAATACCCCTCCGGTGCCCGATTTGACCACGGGTTCACCCTCTCCGGTCAAGCTTCCTCCCCTGAAGCTCCCTCCTAAGCCTGTTCCCGCCGCGGGAGTGCCTGTTCCTGCCGCAGGAGTTTCGCTCGGACCTGCAACTCCATCTCCTAGTCCTGGACATCTTAAGCCTCCTACGCCTCTAACTCCTTCGGCGTCACCAGCACCCCTGGCTCCCCTAGCACCTTTGAGGCCTCCTGGTTCAGCGCCGGGATCCATCCCATCAGCGCCCCCTGTCTCTCCCTCGGCTGGAGTTCCCAAGCCACCCTTAGCCATTCCTTCTCCTTCCAAGGGTGTCCCTGCTGCTGCTCCTTCGATGGCGCTGGAACCACACCCTGTGGTTCCTCGTGCCGACGAAATCAAGGCCATCCCTCAGCCGACGATTAAGCTGCAGCCCGCCCCTGCCGCAGCTGCCCGCAAGATCGGAGAGTCAGCTCCTTCGGCGTCACCAGCACCCCTTGCTCCCCTAGTACCTTTGAGGCCTCCTGGTTCAGCGCCGGGATCCGTCCCATCAGCACCTCCTGTCTCTTCCTCGACTGGAGTTCCAAAGCCACCCGTAGCCGTTCCTTCTTCCACGGCTGTCCCTGCGCCTGCTGCTCCTTCAATGGCGCTGAAACCAGAGCCTGTGGTTCCTCGTGCTTCCGAAATCAAGGCCATGCCTCAGGCGACGATCAAGCTCCAGCCGGCACCTGCCGCGGCTGCCCGTAAGATAGGAGAGTCAACTCCTTCGGTTACATCTTCGATCGCCACGACATCTACAACACCTGCCAAAATTTCGGGCAAAGCCGTAGGTGACGTTCCTAAAAATCTGAACCTCAATAAATCTCCTGATGAGATTGAAAAAGAGACTGCCTCTTCTTCTGAGTTGCCGCTTCCTTTGTTGATTTCAGTTGCTGCCCTTGCTCTGGTGGCTTTTGGCATTCAGCTCTGGACCTTCCTTCTGTCTTAGTCTTTTTTACTCACCAACACCTACTTATTATGGCTTCCGAACACGTCCTTGAACTCAGTGATGCAACTTTCGATCAGACCGTTGCCTCGTCGCCCGTCCTACTTGTTGATTTTTGGGCACCTTGGTGCGGACCTTGCCGTATGATCGCCCCGGTTATCGAAGAACTCGGTAAGGAGCTTGCTGGTAAGGTGACCGTTTCCAAGGTGAATGTGGACGAGGCGCCCGGTGTGTCTCAGACCCATCAAATCACCGCCATCCCAACGCTGCTGATTTTCCGCAATGGAGTCCTCGCAGAGCGTATGA
The genomic region above belongs to Verrucomicrobiota bacterium and contains:
- a CDS encoding carboxy terminal-processing peptidase, with amino-acid sequence MSFLTKKLFPLLLLLLVPRIGASTTNATNKTASTDMSPVAATVARMLEQGHYLHPLSLSEKNPPRLESERPETMSERVLKNYFNILDYTHLYFTKGDIDEFNQRFSPTLAPDILRGDLAAPREIFTRFRQRVEDRVAKDKSLAAAPHDFTSSKSVEIDRKKAPWPSDLQEADRLWSDRIEAELLQESLNEHPVNPPAKVVSKRYDQFLKSVNEQSDEDVIKTFLVALSQSYDPHSEYMSPSDMENFNIQMRLSLVGIGAVLRTDDGYAKIVEVVPGGPADKDGRLKANDRIAAVGQGKEPFEDVVDMKLDKVVEKIRGAKGSQVRIQVIPANATDPSKRHVIEITREEVKLKESEAKGEVIDSTNTEGKNVKIGWLTVPSFYAEMDKHGAGDAKSTTKDVRRIVERMKKEGIEGLIIDLRRDGGGSLEEAINLTGLFVGSGPVVQAKDANGKVTVAKDDEGEPFYTGPVVVLANRLSASASEIFAAALQDYGRAVIVGDQRSFGKGTVQTLLDVGKFMPLFHDEGSKAGSLKLTIQKFYRVSGGSTQHRGVLSDIVLPSPTDTPEIGESSLPNPLAYDEVDPQPVNKFAFTSPFLESLKQRSAERVSKDSEFRYINEDMKRFREKLDLNQLSLNEKVRKEELAQEKARKQDRKKERKLHPALEPTAYEVTLDTLDKPALPKVTLKKKPAREKAKDPDAEDDDADVAQTPDPIRHEAINIIQDLTSDMQNLRTAKTAQGG
- the trxA gene encoding thioredoxin; protein product: MASEHVLELSDATFDQTVASSPVLLVDFWAPWCGPCRMIAPVIEELGKELAGKVTVSKVNVDEAPGVSQTHQITAIPTLLIFRNGVLAERMTGLSSKAALLEKLQVA